CTTCCTGAAACAAATGTTTGCTGATGAAGATGATCTACAACAAACCATGGAAACAATCACATCTGCCTGGACAACAGGTGACCTTAAAGCCATGGAAACAGTTTTTGATAAATCATTTGATGAATACCCCGAGCTTGAGCAATCTATCCTTTTAGACCGCAATAAAAACTGGGTACCACAGATTGAAGCCATTCTCGAACAGCCTGGCGATTATATGATCATTGTTGGTACTGGTCACCTTGTTGGTGAAGGGTCGGTCATTGATTTGTTAAAGCAAAAAGGCATGCAGGTAGAACGGGTTCAGTAACAAAGCCAAACTCTATAAACACGGTTTGTTTTACCCTTTAGCAATTCAACCAACGCTCCCTGTTCTCTGAAAACAGGGAAGATGGACGAGCTTATGCAATCATCTAATATGAAAGAACATTTCAAAACCGGGTTACACTTAGGTTTCAAGGAAGGGATCTCCTTCGGATTCTATATCGGGTTGGCTATCGTTGGACTCTTTTTGATTAAGAAATATTTCCTGTAATTCATCTATGTGAAGATATTACGAGTATTTCTTTGATAAAACGGACACATCTTTCAAATTAATCAGCTCATATCTATCGATATGCGACATTACAAAGGATCAAGAAAGTGGCATTAAAAAATGATTTGGTTTCCGGTTTTAAAGAAGGTTTTCTGACAACAACTGTGAAATCTTGGCAGGTAACTGTTTTTATAGTCCTCGGGCTGACCTTAACCTCTGCTTATATCTTACTTACCACTCAATAAGTTTTTTCCGCCGGGCAATGTAATGGAAAACTCTGAAATTAAACCGCATCATCTTATCATTGCCCGTGCACTGGGGTTCATACTTTTACTTGGTTTTTCAGTAGGGTATGAATATGGCCACCATATAGGCCAAAGCCTGTTCCAATAACTGTACCGCCATAAATAAAACATCTATTCTGCTTGCATTCCTTTCGCCCCTGTTTTCATATTCCTTTTGGGAACAGGGAAGCTGGAGGGCTATATGCAACCACCTGAGGTGAAAGAAGAAACCACATCAAAAGATATCAGTGGACGATCAAACGATTACTGGAAAGCCAATATCGCCTTACTACTCAAACTATTAGCGATTTGGTTTGTTGTATCCTTCGGTGCTGGCATTCTATTCGTTGATGAACTTAACACCATTGAATTCTTTGGAGTGAAGCTCGGGTTCTGGTTCGCACAGCAAGGTTCCATCTATGTCTTTGTAGCCCTGATTTTCGTCTACACCTCCGCCATGCGCAGGCTTGACCGCAAATACGGTGTTGATGATGAGGGAGATGCCTGATGGATGCTTCAACTCTCACTTATATTTTCGTTGGCATCAGTTTTGCGCTTTATATCGGCATTGCCATCTGGTCCCGCGTAGGTTCCAC
This DNA window, taken from Kordiimonas sp. SCSIO 12603, encodes the following:
- a CDS encoding DUF4212 domain-containing protein; protein product: MQPPEVKEETTSKDISGRSNDYWKANIALLLKLLAIWFVVSFGAGILFVDELNTIEFFGVKLGFWFAQQGSIYVFVALIFVYTSAMRRLDRKYGVDDEGDA